In Sphingomonas psychrotolerans, the following proteins share a genomic window:
- a CDS encoding UrcA family protein translates to MIKATLLAAATICAALSPPAFARDPVRTVHVPVASHDLGTAEGRAALETQVDRAVDAVCGKLSDPQESRKHEAYSCRRDTIPNVRAQLANLVEPRVRSVTIEHVSGGR, encoded by the coding sequence ATGATCAAAGCAACGCTGCTTGCCGCAGCAACGATCTGTGCCGCATTGAGTCCGCCGGCCTTTGCACGCGACCCGGTTCGCACCGTGCACGTTCCGGTCGCATCCCATGATCTTGGGACCGCCGAGGGGCGCGCGGCACTGGAGACGCAGGTGGATCGCGCCGTCGATGCCGTGTGCGGCAAGCTTTCCGACCCGCAGGAGAGCCGCAAGCACGAGGCGTACAGCTGTCGTCGCGACACCATCCCGAATGTCCGGGCGCAACTGGCAAATCTCGTCGAACCGCGGGTTCGCAGCGTGACGATCGAGCATGTTTCCGGCGGACGCTGA
- a CDS encoding tyrosine-type recombinase/integrase encodes MARTLGETRIQDRTARSRLAHRDKPYWRMLSEGAHVGYFRGRVKGSWSARYHCPIRAEYVRAIIGEADDHREADGITILNYKQAVEKALRWIEMQSRGGGPATESSPDMTIAEAVTAYIAVRDARRSSRAGREVKSDASSNLTKFVLEDRRLPAMKLSVLSEADLRAWQLRIKRRKPSSIQRVVNDFKAALNAAFVEHRKVLPADLPTVIKFGLKVDAPEVLTAAARDNQILTDDEVRAVVTAAMAIDEDFGRLVVLLAATGARFSQIARMTVGDVQAGQGRLMVPQSFKGRKRVLAHIRTPVGADTLAVLAPAVEGRPLSAPLLEHWRHRQVGPMQWERVDRGPWASSSAMLRPFQRAVEEAGLPLSTIPYALRHSSIVRGLRAGLPIRLVAALHDTSVAMIERHYSRYITEGLDELVARAVVPIVAKAA; translated from the coding sequence ATGGCGCGTACGCTCGGCGAAACTCGGATCCAGGACCGCACCGCGCGCAGCCGTTTGGCGCACCGGGACAAGCCCTATTGGCGCATGCTCAGCGAAGGCGCCCATGTCGGCTATTTCCGTGGGCGCGTGAAAGGCTCCTGGTCCGCCCGCTACCATTGCCCGATCCGCGCCGAATATGTCCGCGCCATTATCGGCGAGGCCGACGACCACCGCGAAGCCGACGGCATCACCATCCTCAACTACAAGCAGGCAGTCGAAAAGGCGCTGCGCTGGATCGAGATGCAGAGCCGCGGCGGCGGCCCCGCGACCGAGAGCAGTCCCGACATGACGATAGCGGAAGCGGTCACCGCCTATATTGCGGTCCGTGACGCGCGCCGCTCCTCGCGCGCCGGCCGTGAGGTCAAGTCGGACGCCTCGTCCAATCTGACCAAGTTCGTTCTCGAGGACAGGCGGCTGCCGGCGATGAAGCTGTCGGTGCTCAGCGAAGCCGACCTGCGCGCGTGGCAGCTGCGCATCAAGCGCCGCAAGCCTTCCAGCATTCAGCGCGTCGTCAACGACTTCAAGGCCGCGCTCAACGCCGCGTTCGTCGAGCACCGCAAGGTTCTGCCTGCGGACCTGCCGACGGTCATCAAGTTCGGGCTGAAGGTGGATGCGCCCGAGGTGCTGACCGCTGCCGCCCGCGACAACCAGATCCTCACCGACGACGAGGTCCGCGCCGTCGTCACCGCAGCCATGGCGATCGACGAGGATTTTGGGCGGCTTGTGGTGCTGCTCGCCGCCACCGGCGCACGCTTCTCGCAGATCGCGCGGATGACCGTCGGCGACGTCCAGGCCGGGCAGGGGAGGCTGATGGTTCCGCAGTCGTTCAAGGGCAGGAAGCGCGTCCTCGCGCATATCCGCACGCCCGTCGGCGCGGACACGCTCGCCGTGCTGGCGCCTGCGGTCGAGGGCCGTCCGCTCTCGGCGCCGCTGCTGGAGCATTGGCGGCATCGCCAGGTCGGACCGATGCAGTGGGAGCGTGTGGACCGCGGCCCCTGGGCCTCTTCCTCGGCAATGCTCAGGCCGTTCCAGCGCGCAGTGGAGGAGGCGGGGCTGCCCTTGTCGACCATTCCCTACGCGCTGCGCCACAGCTCGATCGTGCGGGGTTTGCGCGCGGGACTGCCGATCCGGCTGGTCGCGGCGCTTCACGACACCTCGGTCGCGATGATCGAACGGCACTATTCGCGTTATATCACCGAGGGGCTCGACGAACTCGTCGCCCGCGCGGTGGTACCAATCGTCGCCAAGGCGGCCTGA
- a CDS encoding alpha/beta fold hydrolase has product MLLLDLVNGERTRLRDTGGNKPILILVHGLANSIEIWDRVIPQLARRFRVIAFDLPGFGAASRPDAIYDAAFFADQLLALMDTLGLPRAHFVGNSLGASVIVRLSDRALDRIDRVVLAAPGGFGRRTHPLMRLPALPLIGYQLGRPTSFNNALTLKLAMHDPAQVTPALLQLINRYARVPGSHRSFVRTLQTGVGVFGSKDRASVERIAARLDRPALVVWGRQDRVFPPAYAERAMALLPQPRLCLIDRCGHYPHWEQPDVFAAAVEGFLTQ; this is encoded by the coding sequence ATGCTCTTGCTAGATCTCGTGAATGGCGAACGCACCCGTCTGCGCGATACGGGCGGCAACAAGCCTATTCTCATCCTTGTCCATGGCTTGGCGAACAGCATCGAGATCTGGGACCGCGTCATACCGCAGCTGGCGCGGAGGTTTCGCGTCATCGCTTTCGACTTGCCGGGGTTCGGGGCGGCTTCGCGTCCCGACGCCATCTATGACGCAGCGTTCTTCGCAGACCAACTGCTTGCCCTGATGGACACACTGGGCCTGCCCCGCGCGCATTTCGTCGGCAACTCGCTCGGCGCGAGCGTGATCGTCCGCCTCTCCGACCGCGCGCTCGACCGGATCGATCGCGTGGTGCTCGCCGCGCCGGGCGGGTTCGGACGGCGCACGCACCCCTTGATGCGACTGCCGGCGCTTCCGCTGATCGGTTATCAGCTCGGGAGGCCAACCTCGTTCAACAACGCGCTGACCCTCAAGCTGGCGATGCACGACCCCGCGCAGGTGACGCCGGCGCTGCTGCAACTGATCAACCGCTACGCCCGCGTCCCCGGCAGCCACCGATCGTTCGTGCGGACGCTGCAGACCGGCGTCGGCGTGTTCGGCAGCAAGGATCGCGCCAGCGTCGAGCGGATCGCCGCCCGGCTCGATCGACCGGCGCTGGTTGTATGGGGGCGCCAGGATCGGGTGTTCCCGCCCGCCTATGCGGAGCGCGCAATGGCGCTGCTTCCGCAGCCGAGGCTTTGCCTGATCGACCGATGCGGCCATTATCCGCATTGGGAGCAGCCGGATGTCTTTGCAGCCGCGGTCGAAGGATTCCTGACGCAATGA
- a CDS encoding c-type cytochrome gives MRRPRLVFAAAAIVLLVGVLWGASRWTTESLARPVVAAGAPAATRGAAAFEGAAFGGVSMDALSTNAVPWRLVAAALVLDERAQNPGAPLDKTTLDRVLRRFGFLTGVAIVNRAPGASPAATELPLGITVSDLAPIGGSVIRVANLGCAACHAGVTYAADGSPRPDRAMLGMPNSSIDLEAYTMTIFRALRRFAGSDQLLPAVDALYPEMSWRERASLRFIVLPLARKRLAELADVDRPLPFPNGAPGSTNGVAALKVALGQPLIHGGRGDAGVVSIPDLADRVWRTSLLADGAYAIPGKPAQAPTTPATIDDSHLRALAGITTFFTVPSMGIHPDKAVASLEDATAIMTFLKGYRPQRFPGAVDMVRATAGGVAYARYCSACHGSYSNGSAPRLTHFPNWQGDVGTDPLRATAFDRGLANAVAGTDYRSRIAVRIGGGYVAPPLTGIWASAPYLHNGSVPTLAALLAPMTRPVRFMVGGHALDFVGVGLKLEANGAYPPGYRPFSQPARIDTRDAGRSNHGHLFGTTLPVEERAALIEYLKLL, from the coding sequence ATGAGGCGACCGAGGCTCGTCTTCGCCGCGGCGGCAATAGTCCTGCTCGTCGGCGTGCTGTGGGGCGCGTCGCGGTGGACGACGGAATCGCTTGCCCGTCCCGTGGTCGCTGCGGGTGCTCCGGCAGCGACGCGCGGCGCGGCCGCGTTCGAGGGGGCAGCGTTCGGCGGGGTCAGCATGGACGCGCTGTCGACCAACGCGGTGCCGTGGCGGCTGGTCGCGGCGGCGCTGGTGCTCGACGAGCGCGCGCAGAATCCTGGCGCGCCGCTCGACAAGACCACGCTTGATCGAGTGCTGCGTCGCTTCGGATTCCTGACTGGCGTGGCGATCGTCAACCGGGCGCCCGGCGCGTCCCCCGCGGCGACCGAACTGCCCCTCGGTATCACCGTCAGCGACCTCGCCCCCATCGGTGGCAGCGTGATTCGGGTTGCCAATCTCGGATGCGCGGCGTGTCATGCAGGCGTGACATACGCCGCTGATGGCAGTCCGCGCCCAGACCGGGCGATGCTCGGCATGCCCAACAGCTCGATCGACCTCGAGGCGTACACGATGACGATCTTCCGCGCGCTGCGGCGGTTCGCCGGATCGGATCAATTGCTGCCCGCGGTCGACGCGCTGTATCCCGAAATGAGTTGGCGCGAGCGGGCGAGCCTGCGCTTCATCGTGTTGCCGCTCGCGCGAAAGCGGCTAGCCGAGCTTGCCGATGTCGACCGTCCTCTACCGTTCCCCAACGGCGCGCCGGGCAGCACCAACGGCGTCGCGGCGCTGAAGGTGGCGCTCGGGCAACCGCTGATCCATGGTGGCAGAGGTGATGCCGGGGTGGTGTCGATCCCCGATCTCGCCGACCGGGTGTGGCGTACCAGCCTGCTCGCCGACGGCGCCTATGCGATCCCCGGCAAGCCCGCACAGGCACCGACCACGCCGGCGACGATCGATGATTCGCATCTGCGCGCGCTGGCCGGGATCACGACCTTCTTCACCGTGCCCAGCATGGGAATCCATCCCGACAAGGCGGTTGCCAGCCTGGAGGACGCGACGGCGATCATGACCTTTTTGAAAGGCTATCGGCCGCAGCGCTTTCCCGGCGCCGTCGACATGGTGCGTGCCACAGCGGGAGGCGTCGCGTATGCGCGGTACTGCTCCGCATGCCATGGTAGCTACAGCAACGGTTCCGCACCGCGCTTGACGCACTTTCCCAATTGGCAAGGGGATGTCGGCACTGATCCGCTCCGCGCCACCGCGTTCGATCGCGGTCTCGCCAATGCGGTCGCGGGTACCGACTACCGATCGCGCATCGCCGTCCGGATCGGTGGCGGCTATGTCGCACCGCCGCTGACCGGCATCTGGGCGTCGGCACCGTATCTGCACAACGGCTCGGTTCCGACGCTGGCGGCATTGCTCGCGCCCATGACGCGTCCGGTGCGATTCATGGTCGGCGGGCATGCGCTCGATTTTGTGGGGGTCGGGCTGAAGCTCGAAGCCAATGGCGCATATCCGCCAGGGTACCGGCCGTTTTCGCAACCGGCCCGGATCGATACGCGCGATGCCGGGCGCAGCAATCATGGCCATCTTTTCGGCACGACGCTTCCGGTGGAGGAACGCGCCGCCCTGATCGAATATCTGAAGCTGCTTTAG
- a CDS encoding GNAT family N-acetyltransferase, whose protein sequence is MTVELRQGDVAAFFDAPFNAYDQADGYVSPLRTDIVRMLDPVRNPLWTTGTPFAFWTAHRAGRPIGRVIAHVHRQSNARHGTERAQFGFFDCADDTEAARILLDAATDFTRTHGQNELVGNFNLTAMQQAGVMTGGFGARAYTDMIVNPPHVPRLLEANGFARFFPMQTFELDLAAEGDFAARPIDAAAGFSFAPIARGSFAARMEEARLVLNDGFAGNPMFVPLTADEFRFQAGEMMSILDPRLSSVLMHGDRPVGAIICIPDLNGFLAATRSRIGLATPFHYLRYRLRRRRAVIIFYSVVSDMHGQGLMGAMLARTVAALRVAGYTKLGITWIADGNAASLRQMERLGATPLHRLHLFRKAIA, encoded by the coding sequence ATGACGGTCGAACTCCGCCAGGGCGACGTCGCTGCGTTCTTCGACGCACCGTTCAATGCCTATGACCAAGCCGACGGCTATGTCTCGCCCCTGCGCACCGACATCGTCCGGATGCTCGATCCGGTCAGGAACCCGTTGTGGACGACGGGCACCCCCTTCGCCTTCTGGACCGCGCACCGGGCTGGCCGGCCGATCGGGCGCGTCATCGCCCACGTCCATCGCCAGTCGAACGCCCGTCACGGCACCGAACGCGCGCAGTTCGGCTTCTTCGACTGCGCCGATGACACGGAGGCAGCGCGGATCCTGCTCGATGCCGCCACCGATTTCACCCGCACGCACGGCCAGAACGAGCTGGTCGGCAATTTCAACCTGACTGCGATGCAGCAGGCGGGCGTGATGACGGGAGGCTTCGGCGCGCGGGCCTATACCGACATGATCGTCAATCCGCCGCATGTGCCCCGCCTGCTCGAAGCGAATGGATTTGCGCGCTTCTTTCCCATGCAGACCTTCGAGCTGGACTTGGCCGCGGAAGGCGATTTCGCCGCCCGCCCGATCGATGCCGCGGCGGGGTTCAGCTTCGCTCCCATTGCGCGCGGCAGCTTCGCCGCGCGGATGGAGGAAGCGCGGCTCGTCCTCAACGACGGCTTTGCGGGCAATCCGATGTTCGTGCCGCTGACCGCCGATGAATTCCGCTTCCAGGCGGGGGAGATGATGTCGATCCTCGATCCTCGCCTATCGTCGGTGCTGATGCACGGCGATCGGCCGGTCGGTGCGATCATCTGCATCCCCGATCTCAATGGCTTCCTCGCCGCGACGCGATCGCGCATCGGGCTTGCCACGCCTTTCCACTACCTGCGCTATCGCCTGCGCCGGCGACGGGCGGTGATCATCTTCTATTCGGTAGTGAGCGACATGCACGGGCAAGGCTTGATGGGTGCGATGCTCGCGCGCACCGTCGCGGCGCTGCGGGTCGCGGGCTATACGAAGCTCGGCATCACCTGGATCGCCGACGGCAACGCCGCGAGCCTGCGCCAGATGGAGCGGTTGGGCGCCACGCCGCTGCACCGGCTGCATCTGTTCCGGAAAGCGATCGCATGA
- a CDS encoding HesA/MoeB/ThiF family protein translates to MTVFDYAEMTTRNRGFVTATEQVRLRDSQVFIPGVGGMGGAAFMALVRAGVGRFIIADIDTFEVSNLNRQLFSTLPAVGKPKAEVARDTALTINPEVEIEVLGREWTEELDRLLAASHVAVNGMDDAAAGVHLYRRARIHGRTIIDAYASPLPSVTVVGPEAPRLEERLGYPTVGSDWTSVTPEMRADCLKREIAYVLTHSSSHRYVDLDVAAEVAAGKRSRFSFSTMVTMAGTMMAEEAVRVLLGRRGGTDHRGYFFNPHSVAIERPRSAPVAALRGFAVRRLMTRMMG, encoded by the coding sequence ATGACCGTTTTCGACTATGCCGAGATGACGACGCGCAATCGCGGCTTCGTGACCGCGACGGAACAGGTGCGGCTGCGCGACAGCCAGGTCTTCATTCCCGGTGTCGGCGGAATGGGCGGGGCGGCGTTCATGGCGCTCGTACGCGCCGGCGTGGGCCGCTTCATAATCGCCGATATCGATACGTTCGAAGTGTCGAACCTCAACCGCCAACTCTTCTCGACGCTGCCGGCGGTGGGCAAGCCTAAGGCCGAGGTGGCCCGGGACACTGCCTTGACGATCAATCCAGAAGTCGAGATCGAAGTGCTCGGCCGCGAATGGACCGAAGAGCTCGATCGACTGCTTGCCGCCAGCCATGTCGCCGTGAACGGCATGGACGATGCCGCCGCGGGCGTGCATCTCTATCGTCGCGCTAGGATCCACGGTCGCACGATCATCGACGCCTATGCCTCCCCCCTGCCCTCGGTCACCGTCGTCGGGCCTGAAGCGCCGCGGCTAGAGGAGCGGCTGGGGTATCCCACGGTGGGAAGCGACTGGACCAGCGTGACGCCAGAGATGCGCGCCGACTGCCTTAAGCGCGAGATCGCCTATGTGCTCACGCACAGTTCGTCGCACCGCTATGTCGATCTCGATGTCGCGGCCGAAGTCGCCGCCGGCAAGCGATCGCGCTTCTCCTTCTCGACGATGGTGACGATGGCCGGAACGATGATGGCCGAGGAAGCCGTGCGCGTCCTGCTGGGCCGGCGCGGCGGTACGGACCACCGCGGCTATTTCTTCAATCCGCATAGCGTCGCGATCGAGCGACCGCGCTCCGCGCCCGTCGCCGCGCTGCGCGGCTTTGCGGTGCGGCGCCTGATGACGCGGATGATGGGGTGA
- a CDS encoding ABC transporter ATP-binding protein, whose protein sequence is MLEAIALTKDFGTHRALDGLDLRVDPGEIVCLLGANGAGKTTTVNLFLGFLEPTAGEARVDGVDVRADPVGTKRKLLYVPEQIALFGELSGLENLAYFAALAGIADRSSTRLRDCLAQAGLEPAAMDRRAAGYSKGMRQKVGLALAIAKRARALLLDEPTSGLDPQASAEFHDLIVRQRDAGAAVLMVTHDLFRAREVGTRIGLMREGRLRRMINAADITATQLEALYLEEMGRMAA, encoded by the coding sequence ATGCTCGAAGCCATCGCTCTCACCAAGGATTTCGGCACGCACCGCGCGCTCGACGGCCTCGACCTGCGCGTCGATCCGGGCGAGATCGTGTGTCTGCTAGGCGCGAATGGCGCCGGCAAGACAACCACGGTCAACCTGTTCCTCGGCTTCCTGGAGCCGACCGCTGGCGAGGCGCGGGTCGATGGGGTCGATGTCCGTGCCGATCCCGTGGGAACCAAGCGCAAGCTCCTCTATGTCCCCGAGCAGATCGCGCTGTTCGGCGAGCTTTCCGGTCTTGAGAACCTCGCCTATTTCGCGGCGCTGGCGGGTATCGCGGATCGCTCCTCCACGCGCCTGCGAGACTGCCTGGCTCAGGCAGGGCTCGAGCCGGCCGCGATGGATCGCCGCGCCGCTGGCTATTCCAAGGGCATGCGTCAGAAGGTCGGGTTGGCGCTGGCGATCGCCAAGCGGGCGCGCGCCCTGCTCCTCGACGAGCCGACTTCGGGGCTCGATCCTCAAGCCTCTGCGGAGTTCCATGACCTTATCGTCCGTCAGCGCGATGCCGGTGCCGCGGTGTTGATGGTAACGCATGACCTGTTCCGAGCGCGCGAAGTCGGGACGCGTATCGGGCTGATGCGCGAGGGTAGGCTGCGCCGCATGATCAACGCGGCGGACATCACCGCGACCCAGCTGGAGGCGCTCTATCTCGAGGAAATGGGGCGGATGGCAGCCTGA
- a CDS encoding ABC transporter permease subunit, whose protein sequence is MSATLRLEWTRVWRDPTLWVMLLLFALIAAYASFAGERWAQQRAASVEQAVAEAGEIMALRRENFTKMVAKGEKPNFGLIYTTALPFRAGLPNAPLAALSAGQTEGYPAAASISPFADPWSIFDPHMAGLESPSVLAAGRFDLAFVIVMLLPLLLIAATYDFWSRDVENGSARFQLAQPVSPGRLLLVRAAVRGGTLLIPATLLACGCLFLAGGRDAGDLSLLALIVFAYGLFWIALVVLINLFVRASTTAALAAGTAWLGLVVLLPAAAASLSELAAPPPSAMAYTNQVRAAGLEIRAANAAAARAAATAQSGRAYPASLWHSRREIQQRDARLAPLHEVQAAQWARHRSLAERLRYLSPAVVAQAALDRLAGTDAARALAFQEQARNFAGQVRLLAFDWMDQDRLMTIADYDGGLPRFVFAEPSRTRPLAVDLLALTFFVALLFSLGLLRLRGGAAKLL, encoded by the coding sequence ATGAGCGCGACTCTACGGCTGGAATGGACCCGTGTCTGGCGCGATCCGACCCTGTGGGTGATGCTGCTGCTGTTCGCGTTGATCGCTGCTTATGCCAGTTTTGCCGGGGAGCGCTGGGCGCAGCAGCGCGCCGCCTCCGTCGAGCAAGCGGTTGCCGAGGCCGGCGAGATCATGGCCTTGCGCCGCGAGAACTTCACCAAAATGGTGGCCAAGGGCGAGAAGCCCAATTTCGGGCTGATCTACACGACTGCCTTGCCGTTCCGCGCCGGTCTTCCGAATGCCCCGCTTGCCGCGCTCTCGGCCGGTCAGACGGAGGGCTATCCCGCGGCGGCCAGCATCTCGCCCTTCGCCGATCCTTGGTCGATCTTCGATCCGCACATGGCCGGCCTCGAGAGCCCATCGGTGCTGGCTGCGGGACGGTTCGACCTTGCCTTTGTGATCGTCATGCTGCTGCCGCTGCTGCTCATCGCTGCGACCTATGATTTCTGGTCGCGCGATGTCGAGAATGGCAGCGCCCGCTTCCAGCTTGCGCAGCCAGTATCGCCGGGCCGATTGCTGCTGGTCCGCGCGGCGGTGCGTGGCGGCACGCTGCTGATACCCGCGACACTGCTCGCCTGCGGCTGCTTGTTTCTCGCGGGCGGGCGCGATGCGGGCGACCTTTCGCTCCTCGCGCTCATCGTGTTCGCGTACGGACTGTTCTGGATTGCGCTGGTCGTGCTGATCAACTTGTTCGTGCGCGCCTCGACGACGGCTGCGCTTGCCGCGGGCACGGCTTGGCTCGGCCTCGTCGTGCTGCTCCCGGCCGCCGCCGCGTCGCTGTCCGAACTCGCGGCTCCGCCGCCTTCCGCCATGGCCTATACCAACCAGGTGCGGGCCGCCGGGCTAGAGATCCGCGCCGCCAATGCCGCTGCAGCACGCGCCGCCGCAACAGCGCAGTCCGGCCGTGCCTATCCGGCCTCGCTCTGGCATAGTCGCCGCGAAATTCAGCAGCGTGATGCCCGGCTCGCGCCTCTGCACGAGGTGCAGGCGGCGCAATGGGCGCGGCACCGTTCGCTTGCCGAGCGGCTCCGTTACCTTTCGCCGGCCGTCGTCGCCCAGGCGGCGCTCGACCGCCTTGCCGGGACCGATGCAGCGCGCGCGCTAGCCTTTCAGGAGCAGGCCCGCAACTTCGCCGGCCAGGTCCGGCTGCTGGCCTTCGACTGGATGGATCAGGACCGGCTGATGACGATAGCCGATTATGACGGAGGGCTTCCGCGATTCGTCTTTGCCGAGCCATCGCGCACGAGGCCACTGGCAGTCGACCTGCTCGCGCTGACGTTCTTCGTCGCGCTTCTCTTCTCCCTCGGCCTGCTCCGCCTCCGCGGCGGCGCGGCGAAGCTTCTCTAG
- a CDS encoding DUF3526 domain-containing protein — protein sequence MAGALVPIIAGQQWRLLVRDRRLTLLAVALVLVLCTASLTGAALHGTQEAERRGAQAEEAHVWESQGPANPHGAAHFGRYVFKPASPLAIVDPGLLPQLGSALKLEAHANNPARNRGIDGGTALDRFGGLSPAAMLQALVPLLIILSGFAAFAGERSRGLLRQELAGGVAPRVLMAGRMAGLGIMVALLLAASVLAGAVALFLAGGGATALVALLWMMLAYGLYLFGFTALTLAASAAFASARSALVVLLAFWAMATLFVPRIAPSVAEALVPTLSAPAFEAAVTQEVREGPSGHDPQDARLERLRQETMRRYGVTKLEELPIDFNGVALFEGERLSSTIYRRHFAALYDGYDRQAAVQRSFALLSPLQALRPWSAALARTDQHAHRRFLEQADAFRYGLVQQLNRAVIHRPKGAEGPYLADVAAITRDARFAAPPPSLRESLARHWIDLAILAAWAALATLLAFAAARRLGRVAA from the coding sequence ATGGCAGGCGCGCTGGTACCGATCATCGCCGGCCAGCAATGGCGGCTTCTGGTGCGCGATCGACGGCTGACGCTGCTGGCCGTCGCGTTGGTGCTGGTGCTGTGTACCGCCTCACTCACCGGGGCGGCGCTTCACGGCACGCAGGAGGCCGAGCGGCGCGGCGCCCAGGCCGAGGAAGCGCATGTCTGGGAGAGCCAGGGTCCGGCCAACCCGCATGGCGCGGCTCATTTCGGGCGCTATGTGTTCAAACCAGCCTCCCCGCTCGCGATCGTCGATCCGGGCTTGCTGCCGCAACTCGGCAGCGCGCTCAAGCTCGAGGCCCATGCCAACAATCCCGCACGCAACCGCGGCATCGATGGCGGCACCGCGCTCGACCGGTTCGGCGGTCTCAGCCCTGCCGCGATGTTGCAGGCGCTCGTGCCCCTGCTGATCATCCTGTCCGGCTTCGCTGCCTTTGCCGGCGAACGGTCGCGAGGACTGCTGCGCCAGGAGCTCGCCGGCGGCGTCGCGCCGCGCGTCTTGATGGCCGGCCGCATGGCCGGGCTCGGGATCATGGTCGCGCTGCTGCTCGCCGCCTCCGTCCTCGCCGGAGCCGTTGCGCTGTTTCTCGCCGGGGGCGGCGCAACTGCGTTGGTCGCGCTGCTCTGGATGATGCTCGCCTACGGGCTGTATCTCTTCGGCTTTACCGCGCTGACGCTTGCCGCATCGGCGGCGTTCGCCTCCGCCCGCTCGGCGCTGGTCGTGCTCCTCGCCTTCTGGGCAATGGCGACGCTGTTCGTCCCCCGCATCGCCCCCTCTGTGGCGGAAGCGCTGGTGCCGACTCTGTCGGCTCCGGCGTTCGAGGCGGCGGTAACCCAGGAGGTGCGCGAAGGCCCGAGCGGCCACGATCCACAAGACGCCCGGCTCGAGCGGCTGCGCCAGGAAACGATGCGGCGCTACGGCGTGACGAAACTGGAGGAATTGCCGATCGACTTCAACGGCGTCGCGCTGTTCGAGGGCGAGAGGCTGTCCAGCACGATCTATCGCCGGCACTTCGCCGCGCTCTATGACGGCTATGACCGACAGGCCGCAGTGCAACGCAGTTTCGCCCTGCTCTCGCCGCTCCAGGCGCTACGACCCTGGTCGGCGGCGCTCGCCCGAACCGACCAGCATGCCCATCGGCGCTTTCTCGAACAGGCCGATGCCTTCCGCTACGGACTCGTGCAGCAGCTGAACCGGGCGGTCATCCACCGTCCGAAAGGCGCCGAAGGCCCCTACCTCGCCGATGTAGCCGCGATCACCCGCGACGCGCGATTTGCGGCGCCGCCGCCATCGCTCCGCGAATCCCTCGCCCGACACTGGATCGACCTTGCAATCCTCGCCGCCTGGGCGGCGCTCGCGACGCTGCTCGCCTTTGCCGCCGCACGGCGCCTGGGGAGGGTCGCCGCATGA
- a CDS encoding TonB-dependent siderophore receptor produces MTGARERGKFTPSLGAVLYLTDDITLYGSYSDIFNPQTALRTDGTVLDPRIGEQYEAGLKGRFLDGALSASAAVFRSKDKNRSLADTANPGFFVQAGVVKIEGFEFEVTGRPMAGLDLVASYTNVKTEYEVGTAAQSGAIFDIFTPRHQYKFYARYEPATLGGAFASVSLNGQSGVVGGGVAGVREQESFAVAGAQLGWRFSEGLRAFVSVNNVLDKVYYQRVGSINTYNFYGEPRNVLLTLRASY; encoded by the coding sequence ATGACCGGCGCCCGCGAGCGCGGCAAGTTCACCCCGAGCCTCGGCGCGGTGCTGTACCTGACCGACGACATTACTCTCTACGGTAGCTATTCCGACATCTTCAATCCGCAGACCGCGCTGCGTACAGACGGTACCGTGCTCGATCCGCGCATCGGCGAGCAATATGAGGCGGGGCTGAAGGGGCGCTTCCTCGATGGTGCACTCAGCGCCAGCGCGGCGGTGTTCCGCAGCAAGGACAAGAACCGCTCGCTGGCTGACACGGCAAACCCCGGCTTCTTCGTCCAGGCAGGCGTTGTGAAGATCGAAGGCTTCGAATTCGAAGTCACGGGACGCCCGATGGCCGGGCTGGACCTCGTCGCGAGCTACACCAACGTCAAGACCGAGTATGAGGTCGGCACTGCCGCACAGAGCGGCGCGATCTTCGACATCTTCACGCCGCGTCACCAGTACAAATTCTATGCGCGGTACGAACCGGCCACGCTTGGCGGCGCGTTCGCATCGGTGAGCCTCAACGGACAGAGCGGCGTTGTCGGCGGCGGCGTCGCTGGCGTCCGCGAACAAGAGAGCTTCGCGGTGGCAGGCGCCCAGCTTGGCTGGCGCTTCAGCGAGGGCCTGCGCGCCTTCGTGTCGGTCAACAATGTCCTCGACAAGGTTTATTATCAGCGTGTCGGCTCCATCAACACCTACAACTTCTACGGCGAGCCGCGGAACGTCCTGCTGACGCTCCGCGCGAGCTACTGA